From Glycine max cultivar Williams 82 chromosome 11, Glycine_max_v4.0, whole genome shotgun sequence, the proteins below share one genomic window:
- the LOC100819821 gene encoding alanine--glyoxylate aminotransferase 2 homolog 1, mitochondrial isoform X1, with protein sequence MAMVKRSIGVCKRLSGSSSCLSTSTATSDNDIARRLQLPPFDYKPRPYKGPLADEVFAKRKKFLGPSLFHFYQKPLNIVEGKMQYLFDENGRRYLDAFAGIVTISCGHCHPEVLNAIMEQSKLLQHTTTIYLHHAIADFAEALASKVPGNLKVVYFVNSGSEANDLAMLMARLYTGNMGMISLRNAYHGGSSSTIGLTAMNTWKYPIPEGEVHHIMNPDPYRGIFGSDANRYARELQDHIDYGTSGKVAGFIAETIQGAGGAVELAPGYLKLVYDIVHKAGGVCIADEVQCGFARTGSHFWGFETQGVIPDIVTMAKGIGNGLPLAAVVTTPEIASVMAQKLQFNTFGGNPVCSAGGLAVLRVLDKEKRQSHCADVGSHLIQRLRSLMQIHDSTVILNLIYQKDSCFCVVIYFYFLIHLPFLMYLYEASLHRTYICHNFVDYFDNFYICPVIGDVRGRGLMVGIEFVTDRKEKTPAKAETTALHERFRELGILVGKGGLHGNVFRIKPPMCFTKDDADFVVDALDYAISKL encoded by the exons ATGGCGATGGTGAAGAGAAGCATTGGTGTTTGTAAGAGGCTTTCTGGTTCTTCTTCTTGTTTGAGCACTTCAACTGCAACAAGTGATAATGATATTGCTCGGAGGCTTCAGCTTCCACCATTTGATTACAAACCACGGCCATACAAAGGACCTTTGGCTGATGAAGTTTTTGCCAAACGGAAAAAGTTCCTTGGTCCTTCCTTGTTCCACTTCTATCAAAAACCT CTCAACATTGTGGAGGGCAAGATGCAATATCTATTCGATGAGAATGGTAGGcgttatcttgatgcttttgcTGGAATAGTTACTATCTCCTGTGGACATTGCCATCCTGAAGTTTTGAATGCTATAATGGAGCAAAGTAAACTCTTGCAGCATACAACAACCATATATCTACACCATGCAATAGCTGATTTTGCAGAGGCCTTGGCATCCAAAGTGCCTGGAAACCTTAAG GttgtttattttgtaaattctgGTTCAGAGGCAAATGACTTGGCGATGCTGATGGCCCGTTTATACACTGGTAATATGGGTATGATTTCCTTAAGGaatgcatatcatggaggaagTTCTAGTACAATTGGACTCACCGCGATGAACACATGGAAATACCCAATACCAGAG GGAGAAGTTCATCATATCATGAATCCAGATCCATACCGTGGAATCTTTGGCTCAGATGCCAATAGGTACGCCAGAGAATTGCAAGATCATATTGACTATGGCACATCAGGAAAAGTTGCTGGATTTATAGCTGAAACAATTCAG GGAGCTGGAGGAGCAGTTGAACTGGCACCTGGGTACCTAAAACTGGTCTATGACATTGTACACAAAGCTGGTGGTGTCTGCATTGCTGATGAAGTGCAATGTGGGTTTGCGCGCACAGGAAGCCATTTTTGGGGATTTGAGACACAGGGTGTCATTCCTGATATAGTTACTATGGCAAAG GGTATTGGCAATGGTTTGCCATTAGCAGCTGTAGTTACAACTCCAGAAATAGCGAGTGTGATGGCTCAAAAGCTTCAATTTAATACTTTTGGAGGGAACCCTGTATGTTCTGCCGGGGGACTTGCTGTGCTCAGAGTTCTTGACAAGGAGAAGCGTCAATCTCATTGTGCTGATGTTGGTTCTCACTTGATTCAGCGTTTAAGATCCCTGATGCAAATACATGACAGTACGGTTATCTTGAATCTTATATACCAAAAAGAttcatgcttttgtgttgtgatatatttttattttttgatacatTTGCCTTTTCTTATGTATCTATATGAAGCTTCATTACATAGAACATACATATGCCataattttgttgattattttgataatttttatatatgtccAGTCATTGGAGATGTAAGAGGAAGAGGCTTAATGGTGGGGATAGAATTTGTCACCGATAGAAAAGAGAAGACACCTGCAAAGGCTGAAACAACAGCATTGCACGAAAGATTCAGAG AGCTCGGTATTCTAGTTGGAAAAGGAGGGCTGCATGGAAATGTTTTTAGGATCAAGCCACCAATGTGTTTCACCAAAGATGATGCag ATTTTGTTGTGGATGCCTTGGACTATGCTATATCTAAGTTGTGA
- the SOYSTGA gene encoding bZIP transcription factor isoform X3 has product MQIQRRLAQNREAARKSRLRKKAYVQQLESSRLKLMQLEQELERARQQGMYIGGGLDSNHLGFAGSVNSVAGITTFEMEYGHWVNEQNRQITELRNALNAHIGDVELRILVDGMMSHYAEMFRMKSAAAKADVFYVMSGMWKTTAERFFLWIGGFHPSELLKVLGPLIEPLTEQQRLNIYNLGQSCQQAEDALSQGMDKLRQTLADSVAAGQFMEGTYIPQMTSAMEKLEDLVSFVKQADHLRQETLEQMSRILTIRQAARCLLALGEYFQRLRALSSLWSNRPREPA; this is encoded by the exons ATGCAGATACAAAGACGTCTTGCACAAAATCGAGAGGCTGCTCGTAAGAGCCGATTGAGGAAAAAG GCCTATGTGCAGCAGTTAGAATCAAGTCGTTTGAAGTTGATGCAGTTGGAGCAAGAACTTGAACGTGCAAGACAGCAG GGAATGTATATAGGTGGTGGGTTGGATTCTAATCATCTGGGTTTTGCTGGATCAGTAAATTCAG TTGCAGGAATTACAACCTTTGAGATGGAGTATGGACACTGGGTGAATGAGCAAAATAGACAAATCACAGAACTGAGAAATGCTTTAAATGCTCATATTGGTGACGTAGAGCTCAGGATTTTAGTAGATGGTATGATGAGCCACTATGCCGAAATGTTTCGCATGAAATCTGCTGCTGCAAAAGCAGATGTTTTCTATGTTATGTCCGGTATGTGGAAAACAACAGCTGAAAGATTTTTCCTGTGGATTGGAGGCTTTCACCCCTCGGAGCTTCTAAAG GTTCTTGGTCCCCTGATTGAACCCCTGACGGAGCAACAGCGTTTGAATATCTATAACCTTGGACAATCATGTCAGCAAGCAGAAGATGCCCTTTCACAAGGTATGGACAAACTCCGCCAAACACTTGCTGATAGTGTAGCAGCTGGGCAGTTCATGGAAGGAACGTATATTCCACAGATGACTTCTGCAATGGAGAAGTTGGAAGATCTGGTGAGCTTTGTGAAACAG GCTGACCATCTTCGGCAAGAAACCTTGGAGCAAATGTCTCGAATACTTACAATCCGTCAGGCGGCTCGATGCTTGCTTGCTTTGGGGGAATATTTCCAACGCCTGAGGGCTTTGAGCTCACTGTGGTCTAATAGACCCCGGGAACCTGCTTAG
- the LOC100819821 gene encoding alanine--glyoxylate aminotransferase 2 homolog 1, mitochondrial isoform X2, with amino-acid sequence MAMVKRSIGVCKRLSGSSSCLSTSTATSDNDIARRLQLPPFDYKPRPYKGPLADEVFAKRKKFLGPSLFHFYQKPLNIVEGKMQYLFDENGRRYLDAFAGIVTISCGHCHPEVLNAIMEQSKLLQHTTTIYLHHAIADFAEALASKVPGNLKVVYFVNSGSEANDLAMLMARLYTGNMGMISLRNAYHGGSSSTIGLTAMNTWKYPIPEGEVHHIMNPDPYRGIFGSDANRYARELQDHIDYGTSGKVAGFIAETIQGAGGAVELAPGYLKLVYDIVHKAGGVCIADEVQCGFARTGSHFWGFETQGVIPDIVTMAKGIGNGLPLAAVVTTPEIASVMAQKLQFNTFGGNPVCSAGGLAVLRVLDKEKRQSHCADVGSHLIQRLRSLMQIHDIIGDVRGRGLMVGIEFVTDRKEKTPAKAETTALHERFRELGILVGKGGLHGNVFRIKPPMCFTKDDADFVVDALDYAISKL; translated from the exons ATGGCGATGGTGAAGAGAAGCATTGGTGTTTGTAAGAGGCTTTCTGGTTCTTCTTCTTGTTTGAGCACTTCAACTGCAACAAGTGATAATGATATTGCTCGGAGGCTTCAGCTTCCACCATTTGATTACAAACCACGGCCATACAAAGGACCTTTGGCTGATGAAGTTTTTGCCAAACGGAAAAAGTTCCTTGGTCCTTCCTTGTTCCACTTCTATCAAAAACCT CTCAACATTGTGGAGGGCAAGATGCAATATCTATTCGATGAGAATGGTAGGcgttatcttgatgcttttgcTGGAATAGTTACTATCTCCTGTGGACATTGCCATCCTGAAGTTTTGAATGCTATAATGGAGCAAAGTAAACTCTTGCAGCATACAACAACCATATATCTACACCATGCAATAGCTGATTTTGCAGAGGCCTTGGCATCCAAAGTGCCTGGAAACCTTAAG GttgtttattttgtaaattctgGTTCAGAGGCAAATGACTTGGCGATGCTGATGGCCCGTTTATACACTGGTAATATGGGTATGATTTCCTTAAGGaatgcatatcatggaggaagTTCTAGTACAATTGGACTCACCGCGATGAACACATGGAAATACCCAATACCAGAG GGAGAAGTTCATCATATCATGAATCCAGATCCATACCGTGGAATCTTTGGCTCAGATGCCAATAGGTACGCCAGAGAATTGCAAGATCATATTGACTATGGCACATCAGGAAAAGTTGCTGGATTTATAGCTGAAACAATTCAG GGAGCTGGAGGAGCAGTTGAACTGGCACCTGGGTACCTAAAACTGGTCTATGACATTGTACACAAAGCTGGTGGTGTCTGCATTGCTGATGAAGTGCAATGTGGGTTTGCGCGCACAGGAAGCCATTTTTGGGGATTTGAGACACAGGGTGTCATTCCTGATATAGTTACTATGGCAAAG GGTATTGGCAATGGTTTGCCATTAGCAGCTGTAGTTACAACTCCAGAAATAGCGAGTGTGATGGCTCAAAAGCTTCAATTTAATACTTTTGGAGGGAACCCTGTATGTTCTGCCGGGGGACTTGCTGTGCTCAGAGTTCTTGACAAGGAGAAGCGTCAATCTCATTGTGCTGATGTTGGTTCTCACTTGATTCAGCGTTTAAGATCCCTGATGCAAATACATGACA TCATTGGAGATGTAAGAGGAAGAGGCTTAATGGTGGGGATAGAATTTGTCACCGATAGAAAAGAGAAGACACCTGCAAAGGCTGAAACAACAGCATTGCACGAAAGATTCAGAG AGCTCGGTATTCTAGTTGGAAAAGGAGGGCTGCATGGAAATGTTTTTAGGATCAAGCCACCAATGTGTTTCACCAAAGATGATGCag ATTTTGTTGTGGATGCCTTGGACTATGCTATATCTAAGTTGTGA